The DNA region CGGATCAAGTTCAATCTGAAATGCCAACCCTTTATCCTCACAACGGCTTTGAAACATCTGTTGAATCGTTGCAATGCTTTGATAAAAATCAAAGGTCGTTGGTTTAATATAAATCTTCCCCGCTTCAATTTTAGAGAGTTCTAAAATTTCATTAATGAGTTCTAGCAGATGTTTTCCACTGTTTTCAATAATCATGGCATTCTCTTTTTCCACGGCACGAAGATGTGAAGACTGACATAGCAGTGTCGCAAAACCCAAAATTGCATTAAGCGGTGTGCGTAGCTCATGGCTCATATTTGCTAAGAAAACCGATTTGGAGTGATTGGCAGCTTTGGCTTCTTCGGTGGCTTTTTTCAGGGTTTCTTCGTAGCGTTTGCGCTCTGTTATGTCGCTAAAAACAACAACCGCACCTTCAATGTAGCCTTTTTTATTTAACATCGGCGTACTCACATAATCAATAGGGAAAAACACACCCTCTTTTGTTGCAAACTGCATATCAGCTATTTTTTCAAGCATCATACGCTGCGTATAGGTAGATTTTTGATTCATTTTTTCAGAATCAGTCATTTCATAAAGGTATTTTCCAATTAACGTTTCTTGATGCTCATAGCCTAAAAGGCTACACCCCATAGGATTGATAAATTCAATACGCCCTTTTGCATCCAACCCAAAGATACCTTCTGCTGCCAAATCTAAAAGTGATTTATTTTTCTGCTCGCTTTCGATGAGTTTCATAGCATTATCTTTAAATATGGTCATCGTATCGATCATCTCTCCCACTTCATCATGATTTTTATATGTGGGTATAACCGTATCCATATCGTTTTTTGCCAATTGTAGCATTGCGTTTTTAAGTGTCTCTAAGGGATCAATGATGCGCGATAAAATAATAGTGAATGAAAAAAGAACTAAAACAATTAACGCAATAATGACAAAACTGACATAAGTTTCTAATTTTTTAACCCGCTCATGTGCCTCTAAAATTCGTGCTTTTGTCCGTTTTTCAAACGCTTCTAAAAAATGATCAATCGGCTTCATAATCATTATTTTAGCTTTGTGGTATTCATCCGAATGCATAATGCTACGAGCCAAGGCAGGATCAGGTTCTTTGTGCACGGTATAGTTGCCATCTTTATCTTCAAAAATGCCCACAAGTGCATTCATCGCTTTTGTTTCAAGATAGGTTAACTGGTCTGATTTAGCTTTTGAATCATAGAGTAAATCTAACTCTTTTTGTTCAAAACCCGCTTCTTTCATCAATGTTTTAAGGGATATCGCATTACCATCAAACACAGGTTCGCTACCATCTAATGTATAAAAATCCCAGAAAATACGATTGTAGTTTTTAGGCCTCGGTATTAAGCCATCACGAATATCCAAAATTGTTTGAAATTGCTTTTTAAACATCATTTTACCCGTCACGATATAGGTGCGAGCAACGCGCGTTAAATCATCGGAACTTTGACGTAATTCATTGGCAAGTACAAAAGATTTATGTTGCATTTTGTAAGCAGATTCGAGTTGCAGAATAGCTTGATTGTAATCATTGATAATAAAAACAACAAAGCAAAGGAACAACGTATTGATGAAGAAGAGAACAATAAAAAGCTTTTTGAGTTTCATCGTTTAACCTTGAATTCATGTAAATGACTTATAATAACCAAATCCTAATCCAAAAAGCACCCATTATCATGGATAAAAAATATACAATCTTAATTATTGACGATCAACCCGAAAATCTCCACTATTTACGGCGTATTCTTATCCAAGAGGGATACGATATCAAAGCCACTTCGGATGGTTACATGGCGATAGAAGCAACCAAATGGAATATCCCTGATCTTATTTTACTTGATATTAAAATGCCCATCATTGATGGCTTTTCCGTTTGCAAACTGCTCAAAAAGAATCAGCTCCTCGAAGAAATTCCTGTCATCTTTATCAGTGCCTTGGATAATATGGAGTATAAAATACATGCCTTTGAAGAAGGGGGTGTTGATTATATCACCAAACCCTTTGAACCTAAAGAAGTTTTAGCACGCGTTAAAACACAATTGCAAATTCATCAAAATAAATTAATGATTAAAAAGCTTTTGCAGCACCAAGATATTTTTATCAAAAAAATTATGCACGAGATCAACACACCTTTAAGTATTATTTCACTGAATAGTGATGCTCTAGAAAGAGTTTTAGGAGAAAGAGATGAACTCAATGCTATCAAAGCATCCACCAAAACGCTTTCATCTATTTACAGTGACCTTTCGTATTTAGTAAAAAAAGAGTCACGCCACTATGAAACAAAAGAGATTTTCGTGCTTCCTTTTTTGGCATCTCGCATTAGCTTCTTCAATGAAATAGCTCGTATCAAAAATGTACATATCAACTTTGAATATTCCAATGAATTCACAATCATCATCAATGAATATGAGTTAGAGCGTATTATTGATAACACACTTTCCAATGCCATTAAATATTCTAAACCTAATCAAAGCATTGATGTTTTTATGGGAGACTATGAACAAAAGCAAATTATAAAAATTCAAGACCATGGTATGGGAATTGAAGAGGGAGTTGATATTTTTATGCCTTTTTATCAGCAATCCATTGCCAATATTGGTTTAGGACTTGGCTTAACTATCGTCAAAGAAATTTGCAATAAATACGCAATTACAATTGATGTGTCAAGTCAAAAAAATAATGGCACGACCTTTTTATATGATGTGAGTGTACTAAGTCAGAAAGTGAACAATTAATGAAACTTCTTTTACTTGAAGATGATGTAGCACTGAATAAAATCATCAAACAACTCTTGGAACAGCAAAATTATGTAGTAGAAAATTTTTTAGATGGATATAGCGCTTTAGACAAAATTATCCATAGTAGTTATGATATCTATATTTTAGACATTAATGTGCCAGGATTTGATGGTCTTCAAATGCTCGAATTTATCCGCAATCAACACCAATCCCTTCCTGTAATTATCATCAGTGCATTTTCAGATATTGACAACATCAAAAAAGCCTATGATTTAGGGTGTAATGACTATCTGAAAAAACCTTTCACCATTGAAGAACTGCTTGTACGCATTCGCTACCTTATTAAACAACGTTATCCAACGCAAAGCACCTCTACCGTAATACTATTTGGCAATGGTTTTGGCTTTGATGTTGAAAAGCAACAACTTCTCAAAGCTGGTCATGAAATCACATTGACCTATAAGGAAAAATTGCTGCTAGCCTTGTTGATCCAACATCTTAATCAAACAGTATCCATTCAGACTATCCGTGAGTATGTTTGGGATGGCAAAGAGTTGGAAGCCGTTTCTATTCGCTCAATTATTTTCAAATTGCAACAAAAACTTTCTAATGGTATGATTGTTAATGTCAGAAGTGTAGGCTATAAGCTTATTTCAATGCAGTACTGAGATGCATTATGATGGGTCGCGGTAATAAAGCTTCGTTTTGTCTCTCTGGTACGAGCTATACAATTTTTGAAACTCTTTAAACACTTTAGCAGAATAAGGATTGTCATCAATCTTGCCGTTATACGCGTTAATAGCATCTTTGTTATTTTTGTGTCTCGCAAAACAGGTTGCTAAAATGTAAGCTCCCACTTGTATGTTGATCTTGGGATCAAAAAGGTCGTAGAGTGAAATATTGGCTCTATCCAATAAAGGTTTATGAATCGAGTTGATCTGCATAATGCCCATGTCAAAACGCGGGTAGTTATGGGTGTAGAGAAAATGCACCACATGACTGGCTTCATACTTATTTTTACTCTTAATGGCAATGACTTGAGAATACTGTTTACTCTCAATCCCTTTTTGTCTTAAAAAAGTACTGAGTTCTTGCGCTTGCTGTGGAGTCATTTTATTGGCGCTAAAGGCTACCACGTAGCGATCAAGGTCACTTTCGACTTTGGCGATGGAGTATAAAAGACGTGGTTCAATGCCGTAAATTTGCCCCACTTTTACCCAAATATTTTCGCCCGTATTGGGCTGTGCTGCCCATAAAAAAAGAGGAAAAAGGGTTAGTACAATCATGCGTAACATTTTAAGCCTCCTCTTTTTCTAAACTTTGTTTCATTATAAATGAAGCAAACTTTATTCTCTATAAAGACTCTTTTCTTGCGCCATTGGCACTCTTTTGGACCTGTGTGACGCACATCAAACGTATTAGATTTTGTAGATTTTTATCTATTTCGTTAAGGTAGTATTTAAAAAATATTAATTTTGATCCTATAGACTACGGTTAAGAAAAAAATCAAAAAAGGTGATAATGTGGAAAACACACTTCAAGCCATTAAACAAGAGATTAAGAAGGTGATCGTTGGACAAGAAGAACTTGTGGATGCCATGCTCATAGGTCTACTCAGTGGTGGGCATATTTTGGTCGAAGGTGTACCGGGGCTTGCCAAAACGACAGCGATTAATGCGCTCTCAAAAGCACTAGGA from Sulfurospirillum diekertiae includes:
- a CDS encoding response regulator transcription factor — its product is MKLLLLEDDVALNKIIKQLLEQQNYVVENFLDGYSALDKIIHSSYDIYILDINVPGFDGLQMLEFIRNQHQSLPVIIISAFSDIDNIKKAYDLGCNDYLKKPFTIEELLVRIRYLIKQRYPTQSTSTVILFGNGFGFDVEKQQLLKAGHEITLTYKEKLLLALLIQHLNQTVSIQTIREYVWDGKELEAVSIRSIIFKLQQKLSNGMIVNVRSVGYKLISMQY
- a CDS encoding response regulator, with translation MKLKKLFIVLFFINTLFLCFVVFIINDYNQAILQLESAYKMQHKSFVLANELRQSSDDLTRVARTYIVTGKMMFKKQFQTILDIRDGLIPRPKNYNRIFWDFYTLDGSEPVFDGNAISLKTLMKEAGFEQKELDLLYDSKAKSDQLTYLETKAMNALVGIFEDKDGNYTVHKEPDPALARSIMHSDEYHKAKIMIMKPIDHFLEAFEKRTKARILEAHERVKKLETYVSFVIIALIVLVLFSFTIILSRIIDPLETLKNAMLQLAKNDMDTVIPTYKNHDEVGEMIDTMTIFKDNAMKLIESEQKNKSLLDLAAEGIFGLDAKGRIEFINPMGCSLLGYEHQETLIGKYLYEMTDSEKMNQKSTYTQRMMLEKIADMQFATKEGVFFPIDYVSTPMLNKKGYIEGAVVVFSDITERKRYEETLKKATEEAKAANHSKSVFLANMSHELRTPLNAILGFATLLCQSSHLRAVEKENAMIIENSGKHLLELINEILELSKIEAGKIYIKPTTFDFYQSIATIQQMFQSRCEDKGLAFQIELDPSVPRWIICDEQRLRQIIINLLGNAVKFTEDGSILLHVNFSQNQLKIFVRDTGIGIDEKYTKSIFKPFEQIESDKYSKSGTGLGLAITKELVERMGGSIELESTFGKGSTFRFWVDGEIPLEEPTLHVKEQPIQALISDTQKTILIVDDMPQNRFLIRQILEPFSFNLLEASDGLEAIEQATLHSVDLIFMDILMPKLDGLEATKRLKVSAVTKHIPIIIVSAHVFSEDKQEALSVGAHDFLQKPIDEYALVTKLANALHLAVVYASQESKPLHVNEDVQQSLDPLLLKQFVDASMRLDGEMIQTLLAQHTLSEEFTQKIQEALERFDFGKIAKICQ
- a CDS encoding hybrid sensor histidine kinase/response regulator; its protein translation is MDKKYTILIIDDQPENLHYLRRILIQEGYDIKATSDGYMAIEATKWNIPDLILLDIKMPIIDGFSVCKLLKKNQLLEEIPVIFISALDNMEYKIHAFEEGGVDYITKPFEPKEVLARVKTQLQIHQNKLMIKKLLQHQDIFIKKIMHEINTPLSIISLNSDALERVLGERDELNAIKASTKTLSSIYSDLSYLVKKESRHYETKEIFVLPFLASRISFFNEIARIKNVHINFEYSNEFTIIINEYELERIIDNTLSNAIKYSKPNQSIDVFMGDYEQKQIIKIQDHGMGIEEGVDIFMPFYQQSIANIGLGLGLTIVKEICNKYAITIDVSSQKNNGTTFLYDVSVLSQKVNN
- a CDS encoding lytic transglycosylase domain-containing protein, with product MLRMIVLTLFPLFLWAAQPNTGENIWVKVGQIYGIEPRLLYSIAKVESDLDRYVVAFSANKMTPQQAQELSTFLRQKGIESKQYSQVIAIKSKNKYEASHVVHFLYTHNYPRFDMGIMQINSIHKPLLDRANISLYDLFDPKINIQVGAYILATCFARHKNNKDAINAYNGKIDDNPYSAKVFKEFQKLYSSYQRDKTKLYYRDPS